The Nitrospira tepida genome includes a window with the following:
- a CDS encoding site-specific DNA-methyltransferase codes for MTNDQPDKLDLRSHDIAEDKRQELLRLFPEIRTEGGKLDFERLKLALGEAVDVGKERYGMTWPGKAECFKTIQMPSLGTLRPCQDESVDFDTTENLIIEGDNLEVLKLLQKSYLGKVKMIYIDPPYNTGNDFIYPDNYAESLQTYLAYTGQVDAEGKKFGTNTEADGRFHSKWLNMLYPRLYLARNLLREDGVIFVSCDDNEVHNLRALMNEVFGEENFVANIIWQKVFSPKNSARHFSEDHDYIVLYARQAETWRPELLPRTDEMEARYDNPDNDPRGPWTSGDLSARNYYSEGIYPVTCPSGRMVEGPPQGRYWVISRDKFLALDKDGRIWWGKDGNGTPRLKRFLSEVKQGRVPQTLWPYSEVGHTQDAKKQLMECVAFEQTDNVLDTVKPTGLIRKMLQIATRPQEADIVLDFFAGSGSTGHAILAQNKEDGGNRRFVLVQLPEPLSKPETSLKTIADICKERIRRVIKKLNDEEAQASPQLALPHPSHPNPLPEGEGAKKDRGFRVFKLVESNFTPWDAEAPKDAESLAKQLELHIRHIRDDRTEQDLLFELLLKSGFPLTTPIQTLMLEGQPVHSVADGAMLICLERELTLELIRAMAGKKPERVVCLDEGFAGNDQLKANAVQIFKTKGVTNFKTV; via the coding sequence ATGACAAACGACCAACCCGACAAGCTCGACCTCCGCTCCCACGATATCGCCGAGGACAAGCGGCAGGAGCTGCTCCGCCTGTTTCCGGAGATTCGCACGGAAGGCGGCAAGCTCGACTTCGAGCGGTTGAAGCTCGCCCTCGGCGAAGCGGTGGATGTCGGCAAGGAACGCTACGGCATGACTTGGCCGGGTAAGGCCGAGTGTTTCAAAACCATCCAGATGCCAAGTCTCGGCACGCTGCGTCCCTGCCAGGACGAGAGCGTCGACTTCGACACGACCGAGAACCTCATCATCGAGGGCGACAACCTGGAGGTGCTCAAGCTCCTGCAGAAGTCCTACCTGGGCAAGGTCAAGATGATCTATATCGATCCGCCCTACAACACCGGCAACGACTTCATTTATCCCGACAACTACGCGGAGAGCCTGCAAACCTACCTGGCATACACAGGCCAGGTGGATGCGGAGGGGAAGAAATTCGGCACGAACACCGAAGCCGACGGCCGGTTCCATTCGAAGTGGCTCAACATGCTGTATCCGCGGCTCTATCTGGCGAGGAATCTGTTGCGGGAGGATGGGGTGATCTTTGTCTCTTGTGATGACAATGAGGTCCACAACCTGCGGGCGCTGATGAATGAGGTGTTCGGCGAGGAGAACTTCGTGGCCAATATCATCTGGCAGAAGGTCTTTTCGCCCAAGAACTCGGCTAGGCATTTCTCGGAAGATCATGATTACATTGTGCTCTATGCGCGTCAAGCGGAGACGTGGCGGCCCGAGCTTTTGCCGCGCACAGACGAAATGGAGGCGCGCTATGACAATCCAGACAACGACCCAAGAGGACCTTGGACATCCGGCGATCTCTCGGCGCGAAACTATTACAGCGAAGGTATTTACCCGGTCACCTGCCCATCTGGCCGAATGGTCGAAGGGCCGCCGCAGGGTAGATACTGGGTCATATCAAGAGACAAGTTTCTTGCACTGGATAAGGATGGTCGGATCTGGTGGGGCAAGGATGGGAATGGCACACCGAGACTCAAACGCTTTCTCTCAGAAGTAAAGCAAGGTCGTGTCCCACAAACATTGTGGCCATATTCAGAGGTCGGCCATACGCAGGACGCGAAGAAGCAGTTAATGGAGTGTGTGGCCTTCGAGCAAACGGACAATGTCCTCGACACGGTGAAGCCGACGGGTTTGATTCGAAAGATGCTGCAAATTGCCACGCGTCCTCAAGAAGCTGACATCGTACTCGACTTTTTCGCTGGAAGCGGTTCCACCGGACACGCGATTCTGGCTCAGAACAAAGAGGATGGCGGAAATCGACGGTTCGTGCTCGTTCAGCTCCCCGAGCCTCTATCAAAGCCGGAAACATCTCTGAAGACCATCGCCGACATTTGCAAGGAGCGCATTCGTCGGGTCATCAAGAAGCTGAACGACGAGGAGGCGCAGGCGTCGCCGCAGTTGGCGTTGCCTCACCCCTCTCACCCCAACCCTCTCCCGGAGGGCGAGGGAGCAAAAAAGGACCGCGGCTTCCGCGTCTTCAAACTGGTCGAATCGAACTTCACGCCCTGGGACGCCGAAGCGCCCAAGGATGCCGAATCACTGGCCAAGCAGCTCGAACTGCACATCCGCCACATCCGCGACGACCGCACCGAGCAGGACCTTCTCTTTGAACTCCTGCTCAAGAGCGGCTTTCCGCTCACCACGCCTATCCAGACCCTCATGCTGGAAGGCCAGCCGGTGCACAGCGTGGCCGATGGCGCCATGCTGATCTGCCTGGAGCGCGAGCTGACCCTGGAACTGATCCGCGCCATGGCCGGCAAGAAGCCCGAACGCGTGGTCTGCCTCGACGAAGGCTTTGCCGGCAACGACCAGCTCAAGGCCAATGCCGTGCAGATCTTCAAGACCAAGGGCGTGACGAACTTTAAGACAGTGTGA